The following nucleotide sequence is from Nitrospira sp..
AGTGCTTTGTGCCTGGTGTGTACGAGACGGGAAGCCGGCGTTTCTGCGGGAGAAATTCCCGTTGGAGGATCCCAGTGAAACGCATGGGCTCTGTGGGGACCATTTCACCTCGCTCAGCGCGAGTGTGGGGAAAATCGTCACACCGAGAGTCTGGATGCTTTCACGCATGCACGACCTCTCCTGGGGACTGACGCGGTGGGCACAACGGGCGATGGGGCGGCTGTGGTCCCTTTGCTAGCCCTGAACCGAAGGTCACCCGGCACTCTGGAATGAGTGCCGGGAATCGAGTCCTACCCGAGTTTTCCTCGCAAGAGATTTAATCCCTGTTCAATCAATGTGCTGTCCGGCATCTTGCCGTCCGGCGTCAGCTTATCGATGAGCTCGGGAAGCAGGTTGGCCAGCTGGCCCCCGGTTGCTTCCGAGCTCAAGCCCGCCTGAGACGCCAGTTGCTTCAGAAGGTCGCCGCCTAAGCCCTGCTGGATCTGTTCCGCAGAAATCGGCAGGTTCTTTCCCGTACTGACCCAGGAATTCACGATATCTCCCAGGCCGTTCTTCTGAAACGCCTGCACGAGTCCACTCAGCCCGCCGACGGAACTATTCTGTCCGAGGAGTCCGAGCACGGCTTGCATCAGGGGGCTCTTATCGCCGCCCCCCATCATGCCGGCTGCCGCCTGTCCGAGTTGATCGAGAAGTCCCATCGTAACCTCCTGGCGTAAATGGATTGGGTCGATTGTCTACCGCGCGGGTTTTTTTGCGCCCTTGGCCGGTCCGGACTTCGGTGGTTTGCGTTCCATGGCCAACGGCGGCGCGAACCAATTGTGGCGGCTCCGTTTATGGCGATCGGAGACGGCCAGCACGGCGTGAAACGGCAGGCCGTCCCCCGTCGCGTCGTCGGATTCTTTCAGGCTCCAGGCTTCACCGGCTTCGCTCAAGATCTCAACGAAGGTTTCAAAGTCGTCTTCTTCGTCGGGCTTCGTGAGCACTTGATCCGCATCGGTCACCACCACGAGGTAACCCTTGGCGGGAAGCCAGTCCAAGTCGGCCAGACATTCTTCGAGGGCATCCCAGTTGTGGCCGAAGTAGTCCGGAAACGAGAAGACCCGGCTGAATTCATCCAGCAGGCCTGCTTTCGTTTTACATTTCTTGCCGGCGATGGTTTTGGTGACGAAGTGTGCGGGGACGGAGAGAATTTTATCGAGCGCCTCTCCTTCGGCATGCACCAGGAGATGCGCCCAGGGCTTCTTGATCGATTGGAGGGCAATGAGCGACATGTCTCCTCAATTCATCGGAACAAATGTCCGGTAGTGGTCGGCGGTGTAATAGGCCTTGCCGGTGCGTTGATCGATGACGATCCGTTCAGCGCCTCGATTCCTTCCCGGCACCTTGGGGTGCACATCGTACTCGCGATAGCGCCCGCGCGGCAGTACGCGTTCACGATTCTGAAAGGTGCGTCCACCGATGTATCCCGGCGGCGGCTCGCCGTGTCGCGTCTCAATGGCGCTCAGCGTCTCTCGCGCGGAGAGTGGGATGGATGTTTGGTCGCTGCGCGTGGTGGTCCGGGGTCCGGCGCGCACCGACCCGTTCTGCGCCTGCGGCGTCTGATCAGGAACCGGTGAGAGGATCGGGCTCGGCGCATCGAGGAGTGTCTGGCCCGGTGCTGCCGCGAAGGAGACGCCCAGAGAGAGAGCGACTGTGGCGCAGAGCCAGAGAAGAAGCCGTGTGATGCGTCGAATGAACATCATGATTCGCAACCGGTGGCATCAACAGGAACGACCCTAACATGTCACATGGGAGGGGTCAACGTGCTACGCCGTCCGATCCTCTCGTCCGGCGGGGCTGTTCTCGTTCGGCCTCCTCGCCGGACTGCTATGGATGGCGGTATCAAGAACCGGCCGGCTCACCAACTCGCCGGCGCGCACAGACGTGGCGCGATTTATTCATCGCGCCGTGCGCCCCGCGAGAAGCCCCGGCGGGCTTCGGTCTCGCCCGTCTCGCAACGGCTTTCATGAATCATCCGGGCTAGACCCTGTCGGGGGCCAACTCCGTCCCGTGCATGCGGGTAAATAACTCCCAGTCAAACGGTTTAGGCGCGACGGCATGGAGGGGAATCGTTTCCAGCCGGTTGGAATCGTGGTACGCCACCATACAGCCGACGATCGTGTCCGGTTGTTCGACCAGCCGGCGGACGGTTTCATAGGCGAGATGCTGCGCGATCATTTTATCTTCCGGTGTCGGGGGGGCGCCCCTGAGCGTATGCCCCAGGATCGTCGCCTTCGTGGCCGTGGCCAATGCGTAGTGGCCGGACTTCTCCCGACGTTGCGGCCAGGTAGCGATGGTGTTGGCCACATAGTCGACCAGCCCATGGACTCCGCCCTCCCGGTGGTGCCGGTGGGGAGTTCGCTCCGCCACGACAAAGATGTGGCTCTTGTTGGGCACACCCAGGGTACGTTTCAAGGTGCCCAGGACGATCTCTTCAATGTAGGCATCGGGGTCGGGGTGCTCGTTTACGAGGATTCCCTCTGCTCGGGCCTGGTAGGCGCAGGCCAGGGCCAGGTGACCGGACCCGGCGCCCATGACCTCCACGAAAAAGATGCTGCCCATGGCGGCGCTGGTCGCCTTGAGGGATTCAATGGATTGATTTGCCAGCGCGATGGCCGAATGAAACCCCAGGGAAGTGGTGCCGGCGATGTTATTGTCGATGGTGCCGGGAATGCCGACGACCTGTACCCCGTAGGTCTCGTGAATCGCCCGGGCGCCCCGCAGGCTGCCGTCGCCTCCCAGCACCACGAGTGCCGAGTCTGCGAGATAGGGCGCAAGAGACCGCATGGCGGCGCGTTGGACCTCTTCGTCTTTGAAATCTTCGAAACGGCTGCTGCCGATGGGGCTGCTGGCATGGCTGCCCATGCCGCGTGTGTCTTCTTCCGTGACGGGATCGATCCAGTTATTCGCCAATCCGAGGAAACCGTGCCGGACGAAAAAGACCTCCAGGCCGAAGCGGTTTCCGGTCACGCGTAATTCTTTCAACGCTGCCCCGCCGCCGCCGAAATCCCCGCCCGACACGAGTGCCAGGAGGCGCTTGATGCGTTGAGGCTTGAGTGTGATGCGCTGGCTCCGCTCCCGCTCGACCGTCACCCAGGCTTCTCGGGCGACCCGTTCACTTTCAATCAGGCCGACGGCCGTGGAGTAGCCGGAGAGTTTGCCGTTCTCCAGCGTGAGGAGGACGACATTGTCCTGTCCCTCCTTGTATTCGCCGAATTCGGAAAACGCTTCGCGGAACGGACGCGGGTCCAGATAGATACGCAGCGCGCGCAGGGTCGAACTGTGGGTATAGAGGCAGAGCACTTCTCCGGGATGGGCACGGCCCAGCCGGTGCAGGCCGTCGATCACATCGATATAGAGGTCGAAGAACGAATGCCCGCCCGGGTAACTATAAAACGGGTGCTTGATGAGCCGCTTGGCGGTCTTGGCATCGACGCCGAAGGCCTGCGCGGCCGTGTCGAGCTCCGCCTGTTTTTCCATGCCGGTGACCCAGCCGAAATCCTGCGACTCCAACGTGGCCTCGACATGGGGATGGACGGCATCTGCACGCTCGGGAATCAACGCTGTGGTGATACGCCGGCAGAGTTGTTCCGTGTTCGGACTATGGCTGATGAGGTGAAGGAACGTGCGCGGATCCAGATAGTTGCGCAACTGCAGGTAACCTAATTGTTGTCCGACCACGCCCACCATGCGCGCCAGTGCCGCGCCGACGGCGTCCGCCCTGGGTATCCCGCGTTCGGCATCCAGGACATTGGCCAGCCGCCGGCCCACTCGATGCGTCTTGCTCTCGACCTCCGAGACGCCATGGCGCATCGTGAGAAAGAGCGTGCGGTCGCCGAGGTCGCGGGGAAGAAGCCAGAACCGGTCATCGCCCAGATCCAGGACAATACGGCCCTCGGCCAACTGTGGGGTCAATTGAGTGCGCGGCACGATGGCGACCGGACGGCGATGCGCTGGCTTCTGCGTGGCGCCGATCGGCGCGCGATACAATGGGGCGAGTTCGCCGCGTGCGAGAAGCAGGTTCCATGCGGCGAAGAAGACCAGCGGGTCGCCTCCGCACGCGTCGGTTATGACGGCCTGGCGTGCCGTGCGATAGGCCTCGGCGTTGGGCAGACCGGCCTGCGCATGCTGGATGAAGGTTCTGATCCGGCCGGTCGCCTCTTCGGCGCGGGAGAGCCGGTCGGCAGCAGGCGGCGGGGGAAGCGGCAGCACGAACCTGTCGCTCGATGAGCGTTGCGCGAGGGCCTCACCGTAGGCCAGCAAGCCTTGCAGCGTGACAAAGTCCAACTGATCGGTTGACTGGCTGTCCGAAGCGCTCATGCGTGGCCTCGCGTGCCGGTTCGTAAGTGAATTTTAATGAGGCTGACCATGGTGGATCTCTGAAAAGTAAGTGGATGTTCTTTTGCGGCATGGTGACGGGTTTGTTAGAATGACCCGTTGCCGACCGAATCACGGATGCATTCGAGCCTCACCGTTCACGTACAAGATGGTGTGCCGGGCCGATCTTGTCAAGACAGAAGCACAGCGCCATGCGAAAAGCGAAAATCGTCTGCACCATCGGTCCGGCGAGCGATGCCGCTGTTGTGCTCGAGCAGCTCATTCGAAGCGGTATGGATGCAGCCCGTTTGAACTTCTCCCACGGCACGCACGACTCGCATGGGCGGGCGATCAAGACGATTCGCGACACGGCCGAGCGCCACGGGGTGGCCATTGCGATCATTCAGGACCTGCAAGGGCCGCGCATTCGCGTCGGCGAAATCGACGGCACGCTGGAGCTCAGCGTTGGTCAGCGAGTTCGGCTGAGGACGATGTCCTTGCGATCCGGCGGGCAGATCGGTGCCAGGACGGTGCTCGCCGCGGGTCCGGTGCAGGATATCCCTGTCACCTATCAGGCGCTGACCAGGGACATTCGGCCCGGGGCCAAAATACTCATCGATGACGGCTTGGTGGAATTGACGGCGGATCGTATTGTGGATGGCGCGGTAGAATGTACCGTCGTCGCCGGTGGTCGCGTGACGTCCCACAAGGGCATGAATCTGCCCGGCACGGTCGTGAGCGCTCCGACCCTGACGGAGAAAGACCGGGAAGATTTGCGTTTCGGCGTGGCGCAGGGCGTGGACTATATCGCGTTATCCTTTGTCCGTGGAGCGCAGGACATCATGGCCGCCAAGCAATTGATTGCCGAATGTGGCGGCGACGTGCCGGTGATCGCCAAGATCGAGCGGCAGGAGGCCGTCACGGACCTGGAGGCCATTCTCGTTCACGCCGACGGGGTCATGGTGGCGCGCGGAGATTTGGGCGTTGAGCTCGGCCCGGAAGCCGTGCCGGTGCTGCAGAAGCGCATCATCGCGACGGCGAATCGCCGGCGACGGCTGGTGATTACCGCGACGCAGATGCTCGAGTCCATGACGCAACATCTGCGGCCGACCAGGGCGGAAGCCTCGGATGTGGCCAATGCCGTGTTCGATGGCACCGATGCCGTGATGCTCTCCGCGGAAACGGCCGTCGGCCACTACCCGGTGGAAGTCGTGCAGGTGATGGATCGGATCATACGGGCGGCCGAAGTCGAAACGGGGCCCTGTTTTGTTCGTCGTTCGCAGGGCGAGCAGGGGCAGGACTCTATTCCAGAAGCCATCTCGCTCTCGGCCTACTCGGCGGCCGCGACGATCGGTGCGAGTGCGATCGTCGCCTTCAGTGAACGGGGGACCACGGCCCGGCTGGTTTCCAAGCAACGTCCGGTTGCGCCGATCATCGCGTTGACGCCGTTCGAGAAGGTCCGCCGGCAGATGGCGTTGTATTGGGGAGTGCTTCCCCACACCGTGCCGCAGATTCCGACGACCGATGAGCGGGTCAACGAGGCTGAGCGGCGCTTGAAGGCTGAGGGACTGGCACGGAGCGGGCAACGTATCGTCATTTTGTCCGGCACCAGAATCGGGCAACCGGGCGGGACGAATCTGATGAAATTGCATGAGGTGGCGTAGTCGTATGAACAGTCCACGGCGCAGCCTGTTCGTCACGTTCATCGCGGCGGTGCTTCTGCTGCCGGTCTCTGTGACTCAGGGCTTGGCTCAAACCAATGCGGTGTCCCATTCTCCGGCGAAGGTGGTGGAGAAATACTTTGCTCTCGACAACAAAGGGGTGCGGCTCGATGCCGGTTCCTTCGAGGCGGTGGCGGGCCTCGTGGATTGGAAGGAAGAGCCGGCCTGGGGCAAAGTCATCGTCATAAACGGCTTTTCGGTGCCGGATGATTTTCGCCAGTGGGAGATTGTGAACAGGTTGGAGGTATTGGTTCCGGTGGAGTTTCATGTGTTGGGGGTCATGTACTTGGATACGGCCGGCTTCGTGCCGGAACCGGGCACGGAGCAGGTGCGTGTCCGCGTGAAGGTGCAGGGGGCACGATGGAAAATCATGGAGCCGATTCTCCCGCCCCATGTCGGCCAGAAGCGGATGCTGAATGTGGTCCGGCAGGCCATGCTGGAAGAGAAGGACGGAGTGCGCCATGAGTCGTTGGCGGCCTTGCAGGCCGAGTTGCGAAAGGCACGAGAATGACGAAGAAGGCTGAAATCGATTTGCTGATTTTCGACCTCGACGGCACGTTGATCGAGTCGAAATGGGATATCGCCGACAGCGTCAATTTGACGTTGCGCGATCTTGGTGTGCCGGAGCGCCCGCAGGAGGAAATTTTCGGATTCGTCGGCGACGGCGTGAAGAAGCTCTTGCGGCTGGCAGTCGGCGAAGGCAACAAGGACTTGTTCGATGAAGCGCTCCGGGTCTTTCGCGGACATTATCTGGAACATTGCCTGGATCGCACCTCGTTTTATCCGGGGATCGACCAGGTCCTCACCCATTTCTCCGCCAAGCCCAAGGCCGTGGCGACTAATAAGGCGATCGAATATACCAACGTGATTTTGAAGGGCCTCGGCCCGCAACACTTTGTCTATGTGGTCGGCGGCGACAACGGGTTCGGTCTCAAGCCCGAGCCCGGTATGCTGGTGCATGTGATGGAACAACTCGGAGTCGAGAAGGACCGTACGGTGCTGGTCGGCGACAGCACCAACGACATCAACGGCGGTCACAATGCAGGCATCCGGGTCTGTGCGGTGGGGTATGGCATGGGCAACCGTCAGAAGATGGCCGCCTGTGAGCCCGATTGGTTTATTGAACGACCGGAGGAACTGATGGAGCTTTTCATATGATGAGCATCACAGGGGCGAGAACAATGGGTGCGCTTATCCTGGCCGGAGTGCTTGCGGCAGCCGCGCCGGGTCAGGCCGGGTCCCCGAGCCTGGCTGACCGGGTCATCGAGCACAAGCTTGCCAACGGGATGACCGTCTTGATGGTAGAACGGCACCAGGCCCCGATTGTCAGCGTCAACATGACGTTCGGAGTCGGCGGTGTGAATGAGCAGGTCGGCCAGACCGGCCTGGCGCATCTGTACGAACATATGGCGTTCAAGGGCACCCGGACGGTCGGCACGCGGGATTACGAGCGGGAACAAGCCGTCCTGGACGATTTGGCCATGGTCGGCACCGAGCTTGACCGGCGTGAACGTGAAGAAGCGGCCCGCGCGCAGGCGGAAGGCAAATCGCCGGTTCCCTCCGAGACGGTCCAGCAGCTACAGCGCCGCTTCAAAGAACTGCAGGAGAAGGCGGGCGAATATGTGGTGGGCAATGAAATGGCGTTGCTCTATCAGCGTCACGGCGGCGTCGGTCTCAATGCGTCGACCGGCAAAGACATCACCCGCTACGTCATCAGTTTGCCGGCCAACCGGCTGCCGCTCTGGGCGGCGCTGGAGTCGGACCGCATGGCGCATCCCGTCTTGCGCGAATTTTATAAGGAGCGGGGCGTGGTGATGGAGGAGCGGCGGCTCCGCACCGACGACAGCCCGAACGGCCTGCTCTATGAAACGTTCACTTCCACGGCGTTCCAGGCGCATCAATACGGGGTACCGACCATCGGCTGGGGTTCGGACATCCTGTCCCTCACGCCGGCGGCGACAGAGGCGTTTTTCAAGACGTATTACGGGCCGAACAATGCAACGGTGGCGATTGTCGGGGACATCAATCCGAAAGAAGTCATTGCGTTGATCGAGCAGACCTTCGGAAAAATTCCGGCCGCGCCTCCCATTCCGTCCCTGGTGACGGAGGAGCCGCCGCAACGCGGTGAGCGGCGCGTCGAAATCGAATTCGATGCCGAGCCCGCCCTGGCGATCGGCTACCACAAGCCCACCATCGGCCATCCCGATGATTTCGTCTTCGATGTGATCGACGAAGTGCTGACGGAAGGCGTGACCTCCCGGTTGTACAGTACGCTCGTACGCGACAAACGGTTGGCGGCTTCGGTGTTGTCCGATACGAATTATCCCGGCGTCCGCGCCCCGAACCTCTTCGTGATTGCGGCGACCCCGCTCGCGCCCCACAGCGTGGCGGAAGTGGAAACGGCGATTTACGAGGAACTCGATCGGCTGAAGACCGAGCCGATCTCGGCCAAGGAGTTCGAGCGGGTGCTCAATGGACTCGATGCGGATCTGGTGCGATCCCTGCGTTCGAACAGCGGCCTCGCCTCACAGTTGGCCTTTTATCAGACTGTGGCCGGTACCTGGCGGTATGTGCTGAACGCGCGCGACCGGATCGCGGCGGTGACCCCTGCCGATGTACAGCGGGTGGCTGCCCAGTATTTGACGAAGCCGAACCGGACGGTCGGTGTCCTGGTCAAGAAGGCGCAAGACAAGAAAATGGCGGCTGCGGGTGAGGTGGCCCGATGACCTGCGTGATTCGTGAAGCGTCTCTCGTGAAACGTGAAGATGGCGGAGGACGTCGAATGAGAACAGACAGAGGATGGGTGTCGGTCCTGGCGATGGTCTTCATGATCGTCCTGCAGGCGACGGTAGGAATGACGGCGGACCTGACGTCGAATGATCCTCGCACGATGCGGTTCCCGACGGTGGAATTTAATCCGCCGGATGCGGAGCGTGTGGTGCTGGAAAACGGCATGGTGGTCTATCTGCTCGAAGATCACGAACTCCCGCTGGTGACGATCAATGTCACGCTGAGAACCGGGAGCTGGCTGGATCCGGCGGACAAGGTTGGACTGGCCGGTATGACCGGGGCGGTGATGCGCACGGGCGGCTCGACCGGAATGTCGCCCGATGAGGTCGATGAAGAGCTCGAACAATTGGCCGCTTCGATGTCCATCGGATTTGCGAAAGAATCCGGTTCGGCGTCTCTCGATGTGCTGAAGAAAGATCTGAAGCGTGGGTTGCAGATCTTCGCCGATCTGTTGCGTCGGCCGGCGTTCGAGCAGGGCCGGGTGGAGTTAGCGAAATTGCAGGCGTTGGAAGGCATCAGGCGGCGGCAGGACAGTCCCGGCTCGATCGTCGGGCGGGAGTTTGCCAAGCTGCTCTACGGCCCGACCCATCCGAGTGCCCGTGAAACCTCCGTTCGTTCGATCGATGCGATCACCCGTGAAGATCTGGTGGCGTTTCATCAACGGACCGTTCATCCCAACGGCATCATCCTCGGCGTGACCGGCGACTTCGAGAAGGCCGACATGTTGGCCCTGTTGCGCGAGGCCTTCGGCGATTGGGCCAAGGGCAACGTGCCCGCCGTCACGATTCCCGCGGTGTCCGAGACCGATGCCAAGACCGGTCTCGTACGATTCGTGAACAAGGACACGTCGCAAACGCACCTGCGGGTGGGACATCTGACCATCAAGGAAACCGACCCCGATTACGTGGCGGTCGCGATCGCCAACGACATCCTGGGCGGTAGTTCGTTCCGCAGCCGGCTCTTCAACGACGTGCGCACGAAGCGCGGCCTGGCCTATTCCGTCGGCAGCGGCCTACGGGCCAGTGTGTACGACGAAGGTGTCTGGCTGATGCGCGCCGAAACCAAGCTGTCTTCGACTCAGGAAGTGGTGAATCGGTTCGTGGCCAACATGGAGCGGATGCGCAATGAACCGGTGACCGACACCGAATTGGAAGAAGCGAAGGAAGCCTATGTGAACTCGTTCGTCTTCTCGTTCACCAGCGCGTCGAGCATTGTGGGGCGGCTGATGGATCTTGAATATGACGGGTTGCCGAAAGATTGGCTGCAGCAGATCCGCGACAAGGTGATGAAGCTGACGAAAGAGGATATCCAGCGGGCGGCGAAGGCCCATTTTAATCCCGAGCGGCTGCGGATTCTGGCCGTCGGGTCCGGTGAGGCCCTGTCGAAAGTGCTGGCGAGCTTCGGTGAAGTGAAGGAAATTACGCTGGTACCGGAGAGTTGAACGTGTTTGCTGGTTCTTAGGCCGGAGACTCCTATGCCTCTTGAAGACGAACTCAGCGATATTCTGAAGAAGGCTCGCAATGGACAGCAGCGGTCGATGGCCGATGTGGCGCGTGTGAGTGGCTTGTCTGAAGTCGAAGTGAGTGAGCTGGAACGGGGGCAATCGCCACGGAGTCGCGAACAGGTCCAGGCTGTTGCCAAGGCGCTCGGGCTGAGGGCGGAACCGCTGGCACAGGTGGTGGATGGTTGGACCCCTGAGGCGTTCCCTTCGTCTCTGCCACATGTTGAGACCGTGTTCGGGTCGATCGGCGGGTATGAGGTGAAGGGCTATGTCGTCCATGATCGAGGCGAAGCCGTGCTGGTCGATACCGCGTACAACGCCGGCGGGATGCTGTCCGTTCTCGCCGGGCGGAATCTGCGCCTGCGGGCCATCTGTCTGACGCACGGTCACTCCGATCATGCCGAGGGCATTGAGGCAATCCTCAAGGCATACCCGGTGCCGGTCTACCTTGGCCCTGAGGATCTCGATCTCTTGAGCTGGCGGCCATCGCCGCAGGTGTTGCATGTGCCGCAGGGAGGCGAGACGCTTCAGGTCGGCGGGCTGACTGTGCGGTTCATGCCCACGCCGGGTCATACACCGGGCGGAGTCTGTTACCGGGTCGAACAGGCCGGTGCCCCGATCTGTTTTGTGGGGGATACGCTGTTTGCCGGCTCCATCGGTCGCTCCAATCCAGCCGGGCTCTATGAGACCCATCTGGAATCGGTCCGCAAGCAGGTGTTGACGCTGGCTCCCGACACAAGGCTTTTTCCGGGACATGGACCGGCTACTACGGTTCGTGAAGAGTTACTCCACAATCCGTTCGCGACGTAAAGCCAGAGGCCTGGGATGAACCGCGACGAGTCGGATCAGAAGCGGTCTTCGGGTGAACTGCTCTCTTCCTCGTTAGGCGACAGCGAGGAGGACGAATGGGTTGAGGAGGAACGTGCGGGTTTCTCCGCGTTTCTACTCCCGGGCCTGCTGTTTCTGCTCACCGTCTTTACCGTCCTTTGGGCTGGGGCCTACCAAACCAACACCAATCCGCTCGTCGGCCCGTGGAATTTTCTGGTCGATGATCCCGGCTCGTTATGGCGGGGTGTTCCATTTGCCGCCACTCTGCTGGGCATTCTGGTGACGCACGAACTCGGTCATTATGTGTTGTCGCGCATCCACGGTGTGCCGACGTCGCTGCCGCTGTTCGTGCCGGGACTACCGCATTTCGTCGGCACGTTCGGCGCCATCATCCGTATGCGGGCGCCGCTGACGGATCGCCGGGCCCTGTTCGATATCGGGGTTGCCGGGCCGATCGCCGGGTTTGTCGTCGCGGTGGTTGCCCTCGTGATCGGCCTCCGGCTTTCGACGGTGGTGCCGATTCAAACTAGTTATGGGATGCACCTTGGCGAGCCGCTTCTCCTTCAGTTTGCGTCGTGGGTGGTAATCGGTCCGCTCTCTCCTACCGCGGACGTGGTGCTCCATCCGGTCGGGTTTGCTGCCTGGTTCGGGCTCTTCATTACGTCACTCAACCTGCTTCCGATCGGCCAGCTTGACGGGGGGCATGTCGCCTATGCGTTGTTGGGAGAGCGGCAACGCAGTGTGGCGGTCGCCCTCGTGCCGATCCTCATGGTCTTCGGCTGGCTGGGCTGGAAGGGGTGGTTCGTATGGGTGGGGCTTGCCGGCATGATGGGCCTGGCGCATCCACCGGTCCGGAATCCTCATCGTGAGCTGGGAGGAGTCCGTGTGCTGGTCGGTTGGCTCGCCCTCGTGATTTTCGTCCTCACCTTCTCCTGGGAGCCGTTCATCTTGCGGTAACCGATGCATTGTCCAAAATGCGGCTGGGCACAGGACGACGACCGGGTTGAATGCGTTCGTTGCGGGATTATTTTTGCGAAGCTTGCCAACACGCCACGGCCTCAGGCGGCTGCTCATCCACATCGAACTGTTCGACGATCAGCGGCGCTGAGCTTCGCCGAAGAGTGGTTGCTGACGACGGAGGAGTCGGTCAATCCGTTCTATTTCGCTGGGCGGGTGCTGGTGTTTGTGCTACTGGCCCTGTGGGGCTGGCGCTTCATGACCACGCCGCTTGAGACGAACTATACGGGCGAATCGTTTTTACATCTGGTGAATCTGCCGTTCCATGAAGCGGGTCATCTGCTCTTCATGCCCTTCGGGCGCTTCATGACGATCCTCGGCGGGAGTCTCGGACAGATCCTCATGCCGCTGGTCTGCCTGGGCACCTTTCTTCTCAAGACCCGCGATCCCTTCGGCGGATCCGTCGCCCTCTGGTGGACGGCCGAGAACTTCATGGACGTCGCGCCCTACATCAACGATGCGCGCGCGATGGATCTCCTGTTGCTCGGCGGGTTCACCGGCAAAGAGGTCGATGCGCATGACTGGAACAATCTCCTCACCATGCTCGGCTGGTTGCCGTATGACCATAGTCTGGCCAAGCTGTCGTACGGCATCGGGACGGTGTTGATGCTGCTTGCGCTGGCCTGGGGCGCGCTACTGCTGCATCGACAGTCCCGACGACTGGACTGGTAGCCCCGCTCGACTCATCGCGCACTCCTTGAAAAGACCCGGCACATCGGGCACACTGCCGGACTATGTGTACGGTGGCGTCGCTTTGCCGCATGGCTGCTGTCCCGATCTTGCTTGGCGTCGGTCTCATGGCCGGTCAGGTCCATGCCGACGAGGCCGCCTCGCGGTTCGTTGTGATGCTGGACGGCGAAGCGGTGAAAGATTCGGCGAGCGGGCTGGTATGGGAGCGGGAACCGGATTACTTGTTTGACGTTTGGGATCGCTCAGTGGCCCGATGCGCCACAAAAACCGTCGGTGGGCGGCAGGGTTGGCGCGCTCCGAGCATCGACGAAATCAAAACGCTGGTCGATCCCGACCAGCAAGATCCTTCGTTGCCCGCAGGTCATCCATTTCGCAATATCCGCTCCGGCATCTACTGGACGGCCACACCCCATCCCAAGGACGACATCGTGGCCTGGCAGCAAAGTTTCTTCTCCGGCCAGGCCGTGACCGATCAGAAATCCGGCATGCGCCGTCTCTGGTGTGTGCTGGGAGACGTGCGCAAGTAACCTCGTTACGATTTCGCTCCTGTCCATTTCCACTCTCCGAGAGTGATCCAACACATTTTCCTGCAGACGGTGACCAAGAATAAGGGGTCAGACCCCTGTAACTCTCTCACAGTCTTTCACGCTTGTTCGTCTACAACGTCGGTCGGCAGCCCATATGACGTATCTCTTTCGATACCACTCCTATCCTTTTGGATACCGTTTCCTTGCCTGAGTTCCCTTGCCAGAAATAATACATCCATTCGTATCGCCTGAATAGGGCAAGGAAGACTTCTAAGTAATCGTTCCGGCATATGCCTTGCTGTCTCACTGATGTGTGAAGCGTTCAGATCGCGCAACTGCAATTGTGTCCGGTGCCGCAGGGTAGATGGATCGGTGTGGACTCTTCGAAGAT
It contains:
- a CDS encoding DUF1566 domain-containing protein, whose amino-acid sequence is MAAVPILLGVGLMAGQVHADEAASRFVVMLDGEAVKDSASGLVWEREPDYLFDVWDRSVARCATKTVGGRQGWRAPSIDEIKTLVDPDQQDPSLPAGHPFRNIRSGIYWTATPHPKDDIVAWQQSFFSGQAVTDQKSGMRRLWCVLGDVRK
- a CDS encoding zinc ribbon domain-containing protein, whose product is MHCPKCGWAQDDDRVECVRCGIIFAKLANTPRPQAAAHPHRTVRRSAALSFAEEWLLTTEESVNPFYFAGRVLVFVLLALWGWRFMTTPLETNYTGESFLHLVNLPFHEAGHLLFMPFGRFMTILGGSLGQILMPLVCLGTFLLKTRDPFGGSVALWWTAENFMDVAPYINDARAMDLLLLGGFTGKEVDAHDWNNLLTMLGWLPYDHSLAKLSYGIGTVLMLLALAWGALLLHRQSRRLDW
- a CDS encoding insulinase family protein is translated as MMSITGARTMGALILAGVLAAAAPGQAGSPSLADRVIEHKLANGMTVLMVERHQAPIVSVNMTFGVGGVNEQVGQTGLAHLYEHMAFKGTRTVGTRDYEREQAVLDDLAMVGTELDRREREEAARAQAEGKSPVPSETVQQLQRRFKELQEKAGEYVVGNEMALLYQRHGGVGLNASTGKDITRYVISLPANRLPLWAALESDRMAHPVLREFYKERGVVMEERRLRTDDSPNGLLYETFTSTAFQAHQYGVPTIGWGSDILSLTPAATEAFFKTYYGPNNATVAIVGDINPKEVIALIEQTFGKIPAAPPIPSLVTEEPPQRGERRVEIEFDAEPALAIGYHKPTIGHPDDFVFDVIDEVLTEGVTSRLYSTLVRDKRLAASVLSDTNYPGVRAPNLFVIAATPLAPHSVAEVETAIYEELDRLKTEPISAKEFERVLNGLDADLVRSLRSNSGLASQLAFYQTVAGTWRYVLNARDRIAAVTPADVQRVAAQYLTKPNRTVGVLVKKAQDKKMAAAGEVAR
- a CDS encoding MBL fold metallo-hydrolase encodes the protein MPLEDELSDILKKARNGQQRSMADVARVSGLSEVEVSELERGQSPRSREQVQAVAKALGLRAEPLAQVVDGWTPEAFPSSLPHVETVFGSIGGYEVKGYVVHDRGEAVLVDTAYNAGGMLSVLAGRNLRLRAICLTHGHSDHAEGIEAILKAYPVPVYLGPEDLDLLSWRPSPQVLHVPQGGETLQVGGLTVRFMPTPGHTPGGVCYRVEQAGAPICFVGDTLFAGSIGRSNPAGLYETHLESVRKQVLTLAPDTRLFPGHGPATTVREELLHNPFAT
- a CDS encoding site-2 protease family protein, which encodes MNRDESDQKRSSGELLSSSLGDSEEDEWVEEERAGFSAFLLPGLLFLLTVFTVLWAGAYQTNTNPLVGPWNFLVDDPGSLWRGVPFAATLLGILVTHELGHYVLSRIHGVPTSLPLFVPGLPHFVGTFGAIIRMRAPLTDRRALFDIGVAGPIAGFVVAVVALVIGLRLSTVVPIQTSYGMHLGEPLLLQFASWVVIGPLSPTADVVLHPVGFAAWFGLFITSLNLLPIGQLDGGHVAYALLGERQRSVAVALVPILMVFGWLGWKGWFVWVGLAGMMGLAHPPVRNPHRELGGVRVLVGWLALVIFVLTFSWEPFILR
- a CDS encoding insulinase family protein, which gives rise to MRTDRGWVSVLAMVFMIVLQATVGMTADLTSNDPRTMRFPTVEFNPPDAERVVLENGMVVYLLEDHELPLVTINVTLRTGSWLDPADKVGLAGMTGAVMRTGGSTGMSPDEVDEELEQLAASMSIGFAKESGSASLDVLKKDLKRGLQIFADLLRRPAFEQGRVELAKLQALEGIRRRQDSPGSIVGREFAKLLYGPTHPSARETSVRSIDAITREDLVAFHQRTVHPNGIILGVTGDFEKADMLALLREAFGDWAKGNVPAVTIPAVSETDAKTGLVRFVNKDTSQTHLRVGHLTIKETDPDYVAVAIANDILGGSSFRSRLFNDVRTKRGLAYSVGSGLRASVYDEGVWLMRAETKLSSTQEVVNRFVANMERMRNEPVTDTELEEAKEAYVNSFVFSFTSASSIVGRLMDLEYDGLPKDWLQQIRDKVMKLTKEDIQRAAKAHFNPERLRILAVGSGEALSKVLASFGEVKEITLVPES